The DNA window CCGGGCCAGGACCCGGTCGCGGCGACCGGCAGCATGGAGCTGCGGACAAATCTGACCAAACAGGAGCAGTTTCAACGTAATATTACTGATGGACTTATGTGGATGAATACAGTTGATAAAACTATGTCCGACGTCTCCGGCCTCCTTCATCGGGTCAGAACCCTGGCGGTGCAGGGAGCCAATGATCCTTACGCCAATCCAGACCGTATGGCGATCGGTCTGGAGATCGATCAAATCCTGGAAGAGTTAGTTGATCTGGCTAATATGAACTTCAATAACCGCTATGTATTTGCCGGAGCCAAAACACTGACTAAACCCTTTGAAATAGCTTATGGTCGTGACGAGGGCCAGGAATCTGATCTGCCTGACTGTCCTATCGGAGGAATCAATGCGGATCGGATCACTCAGGTTACCTATCACGGTAATAGCGTAGAACTTAGGCGGGAGATTGATGAGGGGACAAAATTGTCTATTAACACTATTGGAGACGATCTATTTTTCATCACGGCCCATAAGATTACCATGCAGAGTGATGTCGTTCACAATGCCAATGTTACCCTTAATTCCTCTGAGGCATACAACGGAGCCATTGGGGACCCTTCAGGTCCGGCGGGAACCGGTGTCTTTCGGATCAATGGCTATGATATTTTCTACAATGCCGAGGTTGATTCTCTGGCTGACATTGCTGACCGGATCAACACGGCCGATGTCGGGGTCACGGCTACCATAGATTCTGACCTTTCCGGCCCCAGGATTGATCGAATGGTCTTAACGGCTAAATCCCCTTCGGAGATATGGTTTGAGGATGTGGGTGACGGCAATCTCTTACAAAAATTGGGATTCATTGATGAGAGTGTCGCGCCAAACAATATCTATACCCCTTCTATAGCCAAGTTTGAAGAGGTGAGAATCAGTCTCTTTGATACGCTGATTGATCTGAGGGACCATCTCTTTCAGGCGGCCACTGATGAGGCCGATGCCCGGTCCATTTCCAATGAAGATATCCAACGACTGAATTGGGGACTAAATAATCTCTTAGCCCAACAGGCCGATCTGGGAGCCAGGGTAAATCGGTTTGAAGTGATGGAGAGTCGTCAGGAAGACTATAAACTCAACACCCGGGAAATCCTGGCCGAAACCGAAGGAGCCGATATCGCCGAGACGATTATGAATCTCCGGTTAGCCGAAGCCATTCAACAGGCCGCCCTTTCCTCTGGTGCCCGAGTGATCAGGCCCAGCTTGATGGATTTTCTATAAAATATCCTCGATCCCCCATCTCTAAACAGCTTGATGTGTTCTCTCTCTTTGGGCAACAATTAAATCACCTAAATATTTAGCCAAATATTGGTTTGTCTGTTGTATCATTTCTCGAGTTAGGATACTTTGTTTTTCTAATGCCTCTCGGGNNNNNNNNNNNNNNNNNNNNNNNNNNNNNNNNNNNNNNNNNNNNNNNNNNNNNNNNNNNNNNNNNNNNNNNNNNNNNNNNNNNNNNNNNNNNNNNNNNNNTAAACAGCTTGATGTGTTCTCTCTCTTTGGGCAACAATTAAATCACCTAAATATTTAGCCAAATATTGGTTTGTCTGTTGTATCATTTCTCGAGTTAGGATACTTTGTTTTTCTAATGCCTCTCGGGTCAGTTTACTTTCCCTTTCTAATGCTTCTCCTAATGTTTCTCGGGTCAGTTTACTTTCTTTTTTTAGAGTCTTATTGTTAATTATCGCATAGACAGTTACAAATACTCCCAGTATGGTAGCGGCTACGCCTACTAATGATAATGCTTCTATAAAACTCATATTTTTGATACCCCCTTTTTAAATATTGGGTTGTCTGTTGGATCATTTCTCGATTTAGGATGAAATTAAACAGCTTGATGTGTTCTCTCTCTTTGGGCAACAATTAAATCACCTAAATATTTAGCCAAATATTGGTTTGTCTGTTGTATCATTTCTCGAGTTAGGATACTTTGTTTTTCTAATGCCTCTCGGGTCAGTTTACTTTCCCTTTCTAATGCTTCTCCTAATGTTTCTCGGGTCAGTTTACTTTCCCTTTCTAATGCTTCTCCTAATGTTTCTCGGGTCAGTTTACTTTCTTTTTTTAGAGTCTTATTGTTAATTATCGCATAGACAGTTACAAATACTCCCAGTATGGTAGCGGCTACGCCTACTAATGATAATGCTTCTATAAAACTCATATTTTTGATACCCCCTTTTTCTCTCTCTTCTTAATATACTACATTATACCACCAAAATCCTGAAATATCAATAAAAATCTGAGGCCAGGTAACTCTAATTTTGAGCATATATTAAGTCTTAACTTTTCAGTTGACTTTCTCATTTCTATAAGTTATAATATAAGCACCGTGAGGTAAAATTCCTCGTAACTACTTAGCCGTACAAAAAGAGGAACACTGATTATACAGATTCCACCGATCTTTTCTTAGGCTACAAATCTCTTCCATTTCAAGAAAGTTTCTCCAATATTACTGCGCCGATTATTAGAGAGGGAAGTCTATCTCTTTCCATATCTAAGAATAATCTGGGCAGAAGACCTGGCAAAGGTGCAATGATGAATTTCCCTCACATCCTGGTCATGTCGGCCTCAGCAGGCTCAGGCAAGACCTTCGCCCTCTCCCAGAGATACATCCATTTTATCCTTTCACCGGCCATAGATACCTCCCCGCGTAATATCCTGGCGATTACCTTTACCAATAAGGCTACTGCTGAGATGAAGGACCGGATCATCTCCGGCCTTAAGGCTTGTTCCGGCTTATCCTGTGAAGGTATGCCCGAAATGAGGGAGATGAAACATAGTGTCATATCGCAGCTTAAGAAACAAGGCCTGGAAGACCCTGAAGTAGAGGTGTCCGCCCGTCAGAAACTTGATGAGCTGCTTGACAGGTATTCAGACCTTAAGGTGCAGACAATCGACTCCTTCCTGACCTCGGTGGCCATGTCTTCCGCCCTGGAGCTGGGCCTGCCGCCGCATTTTGAAATAAGTTTAGACTCAGGGCCGGCCCTTAAGTTTGTCCTGGATGAACTCCTCTCCCAGGTTTATTGGAACGGGCCGAACACCTCCCTCTTTCTCAACCTGGTCCAGGAGTTTCTCCGGATAAACCAGGAAATCAGTTGGGATATAAAGACGGCCATCCTTGAGAATATCAGCAGCTTGAGGAAACAGGAATTCCTGGAGGGCCAAAGACTTTCGTCACCTAAAGATTTTTCGTCAGTTGAAGATATCGACAGAAAGCGGAAGTCGCTCAAAGGACTGATTGAAGAATTACTGGCCGAGGGATTAGACTTCAAGCAGCATTTTATCAAGGCAGCCAATAACTTTCTTGAGGATAAAGAGCTGCCCTGGGAAAAGGACTGGTTCTTGAAAAACGATGTGGCCGAGCTTTGCCATAAAAATTCAATCATTAAACCTTACCAGCAGCAGGCCTGGGATGAGATTCGAAAAGGGATTTCTGCCTTGGCTGAAATAATGGCCCACGGCCGGTTTTCACCGTTCCTTGATATTGCGGCCTGCTTTGATAAAGGTCTCCGCTTCTTTAAGGCCCGCCGACAGATCATCTTAATGGAAGAGCTGCCGGCGCTGCTTGAGTCATTCCTCAGGAAAGAAGGGATTGTCCCGGAGATTTACTTTCATCTTGGTGACCGGATAGCCCACTTTTTTATAGATGAATTTCAGGATACCAGCCGGCTTCAGTGGAGGGACTTATTCCCGCTTATCGAAGAGACCCTGTCAAAGAGAGGCTCACTCTTTTACGTCGGCGATAAGAAACAGGCCATCTATGGATTCAGGGGAGGAGAGAGCGCCCTCTTTGAGGAGGCAAAAGATGCTTTCGTAAGTCTAGAAAACGCCAACATTAATGAGGAATTTCCGCAAACAAACTACCGCAGCCGGGAGGATATTGTTTCTTTTGTTAATGACATCTTTTCCTATGAGAATCTCTCTAGCTGGGCAGAGTCCTCAAAAAGGATAAAAGAAGAGGAACCTGATTTATCCCGGCTTTTTGAAACCTATCGCCATGCGGCCCAGGCGCCTGTTTCCCAAGAAAAGGCCAAAGGCGGCCTGGTTCGGGTGGAGAGGATTTCACCGGATGAGCCGCTGGCCAGTGAAGAACTCAAGGTGGCAGTCGGAAGACGTCTGGTCAACTTAATCAACAATGATCTCCTCCGCCGGTTTTCTCCAGGCGAGATTGCCGTTCTGGTCAGGACAAATGATGAGGCGGCCATGGTTACCAGCGTTCTGTCAGGGGCGGACATACCGGTGGCTTCCGCCCGGACGCTCGACATATCCTCAAACCACCTAATTCAGGAAATAGTCAGCTTCTTGGCATTTTTGGATTCGCCTATCGATGACTTCTCTTTTGCCTGTTTCATCTCAGGCGAGATATTCCTTAAGATAAGCCAACTCCCCCGTGAGGAGATATTCTCCTTTCTCCTGAAAAACCGAGAGATTGAAAGGCCGCTTTACACCCTGTTCCGAGATAAATTCCCGGAGGTGTGGAAGGCCTGGCTGGAAGAATATTTCAATGCCGTTGGATTTTTGCCTCCTTACGACCTGCTCAGCCGTATTCTTAAAAAATATGAGGCCTTCCAAAGTTTTCCCGACGAAGAAGGATTCTTTTACCAGCTCCTTGAGATCGCCAAACACGGCGAGACACAAGGCCAAAACAGCCTGAAGGCCTTTCTCGGTCTCTGGTCCGGTGAGGAAAAAAAGGAGGAGATATTTCAGGTGGTTTTGCCTGAATATACCGATGCGGTCAAGGTAATGACGATCCACAAGGCCAAAGGACTTGGATTTCCAGTCGTTATTAATCCGTTTACCTATTTGAACGATGCGCCGATTAAAGAAGTCTACGAGAAAGAAGGCGATGACTTCATTCCTTACCGGATTAATAAAAAACAGGCCCACCTCTCTCCAAAACTGAAGGAGCTTCGCCGGAAAAAATTTGCCTCACAACTAATAGAGGAATTAAATACCTTTTATGTCACCCTAACCCGGGCCAAAGATGAACTCTACATCTTTATCCCGGAATATAAAAGCATGACCGGAAAACTCCCGACGCCGATCCTTTTTGAAGAACCGGTCTTTGAGAGCGGCTCTTCCCTTATTCGACAGAGAGGCGTTCCCAAGCCGACCAAAGGCCATAAGCATCCTCCCTTGACCAATGAGTGGCAGGATAAGCTCCATCGTCCCAAGATAAATGTCGACGACCTGGTGGATGTTGAAAGAAAAATGGCCCGGCAGAGAGGCACACTCATTCACCAATTCCTGGCCGGAATAGAGAGGCTGTCCTTGGAGCGATGGGGGGAGGAGCTTGAAGAAATCTTTGCTTCTCTAAGTGAGGAGCAACAGGAGATAGTTCTCCTGATGAGAAAGCTCTTTGATGAAGAAGGCCTTCGCCACTGGTTTATCCTGCCGGATGATGTCAATGTCTACTGTGAGAAGGAGATAGTAGACGACACAGGCCAGGAATACCGGGCAGACCGGGTTCTGGTGTATCCTGAAAAGGCGGTGGTTATTGAATTCAAAACCGGAGAGCCGCGTTCTGAAGAGCATCAAAGACAGGTGCGCACCTATTT is part of the bacterium genome and encodes:
- a CDS encoding UvrD-helicase domain-containing protein, with amino-acid sequence MMNFPHILVMSASAGSGKTFALSQRYIHFILSPAIDTSPRNILAITFTNKATAEMKDRIISGLKACSGLSCEGMPEMREMKHSVISQLKKQGLEDPEVEVSARQKLDELLDRYSDLKVQTIDSFLTSVAMSSALELGLPPHFEISLDSGPALKFVLDELLSQVYWNGPNTSLFLNLVQEFLRINQEISWDIKTAILENISSLRKQEFLEGQRLSSPKDFSSVEDIDRKRKSLKGLIEELLAEGLDFKQHFIKAANNFLEDKELPWEKDWFLKNDVAELCHKNSIIKPYQQQAWDEIRKGISALAEIMAHGRFSPFLDIAACFDKGLRFFKARRQIILMEELPALLESFLRKEGIVPEIYFHLGDRIAHFFIDEFQDTSRLQWRDLFPLIEETLSKRGSLFYVGDKKQAIYGFRGGESALFEEAKDAFVSLENANINEEFPQTNYRSREDIVSFVNDIFSYENLSSWAESSKRIKEEEPDLSRLFETYRHAAQAPVSQEKAKGGLVRVERISPDEPLASEELKVAVGRRLVNLINNDLLRRFSPGEIAVLVRTNDEAAMVTSVLSGADIPVASARTLDISSNHLIQEIVSFLAFLDSPIDDFSFACFISGEIFLKISQLPREEIFSFLLKNREIERPLYTLFRDKFPEVWKAWLEEYFNAVGFLPPYDLLSRILKKYEAFQSFPDEEGFFYQLLEIAKHGETQGQNSLKAFLGLWSGEEKKEEIFQVVLPEYTDAVKVMTIHKAKGLGFPVVINPFTYLNDAPIKEVYEKEGDDFIPYRINKKQAHLSPKLKELRRKKFASQLIEELNTFYVTLTRAKDELYIFIPEYKSMTGKLPTPILFEEPVFESGSSLIRQRGVPKPTKGHKHPPLTNEWQDKLHRPKINVDDLVDVERKMARQRGTLIHQFLAGIERLSLERWGEELEEIFASLSEEQQEIVLLMRKLFDEEGLRHWFILPDDVNVYCEKEIVDDTGQEYRADRVLVYPEKAVVIEFKTGEPRSEEHQRQVRTYLELLADIYSGKEVEGWLVYVDEASQEKVEVYV
- the flgL gene encoding flagellar hook-associated protein FlgL, whose amino-acid sequence is MRISNIMMHRSVLTNIQKSYEELDDLNYKLSSGKDFRFPGQDPVAATGSMELRTNLTKQEQFQRNITDGLMWMNTVDKTMSDVSGLLHRVRTLAVQGANDPYANPDRMAIGLEIDQILEELVDLANMNFNNRYVFAGAKTLTKPFEIAYGRDEGQESDLPDCPIGGINADRITQVTYHGNSVELRREIDEGTKLSINTIGDDLFFITAHKITMQSDVVHNANVTLNSSEAYNGAIGDPSGPAGTGVFRINGYDIFYNAEVDSLADIADRINTADVGVTATIDSDLSGPRIDRMVLTAKSPSEIWFEDVGDGNLLQKLGFIDESVAPNNIYTPSIAKFEEVRISLFDTLIDLRDHLFQAATDEADARSISNEDIQRLNWGLNNLLAQQADLGARVNRFEVMESRQEDYKLNTREILAETEGADIAETIMNLRLAEAIQQAALSSGARVIRPSLMDFL